The window TGCGAGACGACTTTTATGCCAAACCCATACCATTTGATTGATCTTAGGTGAACTGTCTATCTGCTTAGAGATTCTGTCAATTACTTCCAAAAGTCGGAAATAAATAGAGAATAAATCGTACTcaagtgttttattatattttatatcaccATTTATCAATTATGACAAACAGACAAAGGTGGGAGGTTATAGAAGATATgggtttcttttatatatttttatgaattctTGGTCTGGACTCTTTTAGATATCAGTACTAATATCTTATCTAGGCTCCGTGAGGACTTCAAATTGTATGAAAATAGCCTAGTTCTTCTCGTGAACGCCCACCTAACGACAACGATAAAGAAAATACACCGTGACGGAAGCAAATTCCACAAAAGATTAAAATGGTCGCTACTGAATTGCCGGGAAGTACAAAATATGAGTAGTAGTTGTCACTGGAATATTCCGTGTTCTTTTTACTCCTTGCAATCAACCGCAGCGTTAAGGAAAATAGGCTGGTGTTGTTTTATCAGTGTTGAATTTTGTTGTGTATTTGCCATGGGTTTCGGCCGTTGCTGCTGGTTGCGCGTTCACATAAAGAACATGGTTAATGTTGTTGGAGTTGTTAGGATATAATGATACATCATTTGTATAACACATAAAGAACATGGTTAGTGTTGTTGGAGTTGTTAGGATATAATGATACATCAGTTGTATATCTTTTAACATTGCAAATCGATCGCTGTTTCCCTAATTCTAGGAATCATGAGATGTATACAGAGCAATGGTTTCTATAGTTTATACTAAACTCTTTGGTTTGTTTTCTTCTGGTGATTCTAATTTATACTCTACGATGTTCCAAAACATTTTATTCAACCACCAAAAACGTGGTAAACAAGCTGGTTTAATCGTAAGCATTGGTATTGTTGTGCTCATGAGTCATGATTCAAAACCTGGTCGAATGAGTGTTTTATGCTATAAATGATATCAGTAAAAGTTGGCTCCCCCGGCTATAAGAGAGAGTATGCTCAAATGCCCAATCtccttctatatttttttagacaaaaaaaacattttattcgTCTGCTAAAATTTATATAGTCGCAGTTGGATGTGAAACTGTTACTAGTCCAGATACATGGTACACTTCCAACTACACATagcataaaaattaaattcacctacataaaatgataaaacataaaattgtcCACATGAAAATAGTCAAAAACTActaaaaacataacaaatacaaaaaaaaattcaatcgTTGAGCACTAGTAAAGTAGTAATATCCTAAGCAACGAAGAGTAAATGTGATCAACTTGCCACTTTGAGGGTGTTTTGCAATTATAAAAGTTCCAGAAGGTGtgcatgcatgcatgcatgcatTATCAGTAGAATCGACCCAAGTAGGTTTTCGAGTTCGGACTGATATGGGCCGTAAAGGCCCAACAATAGCTCATTTACGTAGTCTTTCCGATGAATGAACCCATATTGGGCAAGGGATACAAGTCTAATAATTAGGGGTAGGTAGGTGACCAATCATCGAGGTGAAAATAACTACATGTAATAGAAAAATCCCCAACGACGAGGTCAGTTTCGTAATTAAATGCAGAACTTGCAgcctttctttctctctcctcgCCGACAAAAAAAGTTCTCTATTGCTTTCCTTCCTTCCTCCGTCAATCTTATCACCGGCCGTCTTTATCCCTCCGATCACATTCAAACCGTGACTGCTCTCGATTTCATTGGCCGTAGGTTAGTCCACCTTCTTAGCCCGTTCTCTAGCATCTAAAAGGCCCGTCAAAGGTTTTAGgttttcgttttttattttttctccgTTGACGTGTTAGCTTTTAGTTTGTGTTCACTCGTGTCGTGATTGCAGTTAATAATATTTGCCTTTTTTCCCTCATCACgtgtgtttttgttgtttttctctctttttgttttgttttgtctaaatCTTTTTTCTACAGAACAAAACTGGagctttaaaaggatttgacttTTTTTTGCATTACCATAAAGGTACTACTTTTTTTAATGGATGCAGAAAATGAGTGGGCTTTAAGTTGAATGTTAGATTCAAACTTTCTTGGAAACTGTCTGGTGTGTTAGATTAGATTTTCATCTTGTAAtggttttgagttttttttgtctttttttttcttttgcagtttATTTGACCTCGGGGAAAGACCTTTGAAGTATCAATGTAATGGAAAGTGAGAGATTGATCAGTTGCTGCGggagataataataataataataatacaatacAAAAGATGTCATGGATGAAAGGCAAATCATCTGGTTGGACTGCCTTTGATCTCAAGCAGAGACAAAGACAAGGTCACCAAAGCGAGATTAAGGATGATCCATTCCCGCCTGTTTCAACTAGTGTTAATAATCCACCACCCTTAGATGTAATGAGAGGAAAGCTGGTCAGAAGAAATCACGAACCTTCTGAAAAGTCTTTCTCTTCCGTTCTCTTACCTCCTCCGAAGTTTCCAGCACTGACAGAGAGTAAGGATAGCAGAAGCAAGCCTAGCCCTTTGTTGGCTCCAACGAGTCATCACGATTCATCGGCCTTCATCAAGCTGAAGGAGATGAACAGCTGGGCTGATGATAGCTTGATAAAGGATATATTGTTATCCACAGAAGATAATTTTGAGATGGCCTTAGCTTTTTTGCAAGGAATGGTTTCTACTGATCACTCAGCAATCAAAGGTGACATCAAGGAAGCTGAAGAGGTTCTAACTTCAAAGATCGATGGTTATTCATCACATAGTAGACAATCCGAACGTAGAATACCTGGGAGGACTGTTACAGGTACGGTGAATATGGCTGCAAGGTCTACATGTGAGAATGGTGGAAGTTCGTTTCTGGTGAATGCATATGAGAGTGAAAAGCTACCTGATGATGATGTTTCTGACTTAGGTAGTATCATTCAGCGGCTTCAGTCCATTCCTATAGCACCTGAATGGGAAGAAGACGACCTCTACTTGACTCATCGAAAGGATGCTTTGAAAATGATGAGGTACTACTACACAGAAGCCTTTCTATCCTCTTTATGCTGAGGTTTATCATTTACGTTTGATAGTTAATCCAGAGTTCatgttttgaattttagttTCCAGACTTTGATTGCTTTTATCGAAGTTGAGCctgtatcatcatcatcacctatTTTGAGAAgctctccttttctttttaaacagATCCGCCTCAAACCATTCTAGAGCTGCCCAAAATGCTTTTATGAGAAATGACCATGTTTCTGCGAAGCAGCATTCAGAGAAAGCAAGAGAGGATTGGTCAACAGCTGAGAAACTGAATGCTGAGGCAGCCAATAAGATCTTAGGCATAACAAACAGGAATAACGACATATGGAAGTTGGACCTGCATGGTCTCCACGCAGCAGAAGCTGTTCTAGTGTTACAAGAACGTTTGCAAAGGATCGAACGTCAGTTCACAGTGAACCGTTCGGTATCACCAAATAGAGGTAGGTCAAAGAACGCAGCTCTGCGATCTCCGTCACAAGAGCCTTGTGGTAGATTAGATGTGGAAGGCCTGGACCGTCAAAGAGCTTCTTCTAGAGAGCTAAGGAACTCATTGCAGGTTGTAACAGGTATGCCGATTTTATGCTGATGAAGTGATCAGGGGAACTGATATTTGACAGCGAAGTTCTGTGTCCTTTGTAGGTATTGGTAAACACAGTCGCGGACATGCTTCACTTCCTCTAGCTGTGAAGACTTTCTTTGAAGATAACAGGTGAAAAACAAAATCTCTTTTGACTTTCTTTAGTAGTATAAACAACTAGCTGAGTGATGGAATGTTGCTTTATCAGGTACAGGTTTGATGAGACAAGACCAGGTGTTATCACTGTGCGGCCTAAATTCAGACACAGCTGAATATATGTTTACTTATATGTAACTTCATTGTTGTTGTATCATATCACCTTAAAACTTTACTATTCATCTTCGTAACAAAGCCGCTGTGGCTAATTGTTTAGTGTGATCAAACAGGTGGACAAAATAGAATGTAATGTGCCTGCAGAGCAGTGATATTTGGAGGTGATCAAATGTAATATTAGTTGGATTTTCATTATATAAACAAGGGACAAATATTGTTTTCTCTCATGAACAAATTGATTGACAAGGCTACAAAACAAAGGGGTGCAATCTTTTTGCTCAATATATAAAGCTGTTAAAAGCCAGAgctcaaaataataattatatacaaaaaatctcatttgttaaataaaaatccTCTCCTCTTTCCCTTCTTTCTCTGTAGAGCCTGCAAAATTAGCAAACTCAGAATATAAGCGACCTTTGCATTGTTGAGAACATAGTGAAAGGGAGAGAGTGAATTTATTACCCTCATGCTAAATAATCTCAGGGTGAGTACTATTGTATCTCTTGAGCTGCCAAAGAAAACAGAACATCAATAGCTTCTAATGGGATATGAAACAAACATATGCTGATTAATCCAGATCAAGATTACATATAAGCTCACTACCCAATGGACCAACCAAACTGAGATGCATGTGCTGATGGTACGAATAAGCTTTTGAACTACTTACTATTTTGAACCTAACTAACCATTTTCAGGCTCAGAGTTTTCTCTTCGTAAGAAGGTTAAGTTGCTACTTACCAGCTAAGGTCTGCTGATCCGTTATCTGCTCGCAAGGAACATTCACTAGTACCATCAGAAGCAACTATAACAAATTCTTCAGGCTGCCCAAACGGAATTGTTACCTAGAGAGGTATCAGAAGAggattttaatatttctttatgTAAAACCGACCAAAGAAAACGTCATTAACATTAAGTGCACTTATTTTAATGAGAAGAAAGGACAAAAAACAGATAACCGCATAAAGTCTTACAGCAGTAGAAGAAGATGAGAACTTCTCAGCAACTATGATATCGTTATTACACTTGATAGTGTAACCTTCTCTCTTTATAGACAGCGTAGCGTCTTCCCATATATCTAGGAAACCAGTCTGTTCAAAGCCACATGCATGTGATGTACTAATCCAAAAAGATACATTAGCCCAAACATAAAAGTTCAAAAAGGAAAATGTTATACCGAAACAGAAACTTTGTATGAAGCATGACCACTATGAagattcttctctatatgcctCTGCATCTCTGGATCTGTGAACATAAAAAGAAGATTACTGCTAACCTGTATTATCATTCAATTCTCCAAGGAATATTATCATTCAATTCTCCAAGGAATACTTCAGATTTAAGGGAACCACAGATAGATAAACTTACGGCAAATTATCTTCCGATTTTCATTGGCAAAGACCTTGACAAGCTCCCCCTGAAATCAGAAAGTAAAGCAAATGACTACTGGAAAACCACATGAAAGAACTACAGTCAGGAACAAGATTCTAGAAGTATCACAATGCTTTCACAGAACACAGTTACTCCAAAAATAATCCTATTCATATACAAAGATATTAACCTTGCGGTTCCTGTCATCCAAAGGCTGAACTTCAATAGCAAGATATAAATCAACATCATCAGCTGTGACAAGATAATTTGGCTGCTTTGCTCCTGCATTTGAAAAAGTTTGTATTTCCATATCAAGTTAAACGAAACAAAAAGGGAGAGAGAGGGAAACttcaagaataaaaaaatatcgtCAGCAGGGGAGGTAGATGTATACCTTCAATGTAATTCACAGATCCATCTTCAAGATGACACACCCACTGTTTGATGTAGAGAGAAAAGTATATATTAGGTGCaactcaacaaaaaaaaagtaagaaaagcgcttccgtcttcttctcttcagtaCGTACCTCAAAGTTACAACTTGTTGTTCCATTAACGGAGTAACCACAAGCCTGAAGCTCATGTCCAGGATAAGGTTCTCCTGAAATTTGAAGATCCTCTATACCTGGTAACGGGTCATCACCATCATCTTCACCTGttcaaaataaagaaacaagtcAAAGGCCGTAACGTAATGGCATTAATAATAATACGCCATTATGATTTTAAATCATTACTCTCCGAAGATGACGATGGTTCTTCACGGACGGGGGGCAAAATAGGAGAATTTGAGGTGCTAGGATCATCAAACGCAGGGACATATGGTGGATTTTTGGTATCTGACTGTCCTTCTGCTTCGTCCATAACTATCTTGCTGGGAGGCTCACGAAATTTAACATGCTTTGTTGGAGCTTCGTCTACTTGCTTCCAACCACTAGATTCATCTCCACTAGTAACCGTTTGCCGAGGCGTCTCAAAGGCAGCCGACTGACTGGTTACACATGAAACACAATTTTATCATCTAACTATTCAACATCATCCCAAAGGAATACAACCAAGAGAGCACTAAAAAAGGTTGATCATACTCATAACCCTATTCAAAAAggtaagaacaaaaaaaaggatacaGTTAATTGATCTATCAAATGGCACCTCGTGACGGATCAAGTCAAAAACGATacagagaaaagaaaacaacacCTGATCTGCCTAATGACTAATCTGATTCTTTTGAGAACTGAGATTATCATATCGCCCAGAGAAAAcagaaaactagaaaaactaAGCCtacaaaaaaattcttatttcAACGTGTAGGAAGAGAGAGATAGCAAGAATAAGAGCTTATAACAAGGAATTTTCAAGGTCAACGGGAAAGACTCAAGCGTCAACAGTCAAGTTAAATCAGCGTGTTTTATGCGTCAAGACCCAACACTTAAAAGACAAGAGTCATGGctaaaaaaatgagtcaaatgaCTTGTAAGACAACTTTAAGAGTCAAGGATCAATGACAAACAAAGAGGCAAGATGTCACAGACTTGTTCCTTCCTAACGATACATGTGGCAGTAACTCCTTTTTCTCCCCTGGCGGGTAGCTAAGTCAGCCCTCCGGATTAGGCCCCGCCCTAAGAAAGAGGAAAGAAGCTAAATGTTTTGCTTGATAGTTATTTGGATGATTTACAAGGGAAGGAACCCAACCTATATAGCAATTAGGTGATCTATATATCCAATGCTCTACCAACTACATGTAAGGATTCATGAAATATTGAATACAGTTTGGAACAACAATCTTTGCAGTGACAAACTCACCCGTTCACCGGAGATGAAAACCTATTAGGATCATCAAGATGGTAACTCCCCAAAGTTGAGCTACTTGGCTCATCTTGATTCCAGCGCTTTGAACCCCCGTCTGTGGCTGCTTGATCATTGGAATATAGGGAATCCTTCGCCTGGTGGAAACACAAGAAGTAATTTAAGACTCAGTTCATTCAAGCTTGTGATCTAACACTGTGAAATATGAACATACTGAGTGGGTTAACGCTACACCAGCTGCGCGAGATGGGGCCTGCCAAGGTGCTAATTGATATTCTGACTCTTTTAACTTTGTCTAGAGCATAATAACAAATCAGAAAGAATCATCTATCAAATGTCAGTAGGAAATACAGTATATTCTACACTAGGAAGAAACTGTAACTGCAAATGAGGCAGAAACAGAGATTTAAATGCCCATGCCTGCATAACATACCTCAGTAAGAAGGAGCTTCTCTTGTAGATGCTTAAATAAAACCTGAAGACAAATAACCATAGCTATAAATGTCATTCACTAATCACTACTTTTATACAAAATGCAAGAAAAACTTCACTATAAACTTTTTCGAAAAAAGGAATATTATCAGGCATATGACTTCCTATCCAAATTTTCTATGTTCTCTGCCTCTCCAGGACTCCTCATATGGACAGCAAGTGGTTATGCTTCTTTATCCTCTAAGCTCGAAACTATGTTAACCGCTCCGTTAATCAATGATAGGATACCCCATAAATGAACTCAAATGGCCATTTGCATTACTAAAAACGATGCATTGTTTCTAAATAAGCCAATGAGAGGAAACAGAAGGCCATCAATAGTGTACTCATGAGGCCGTTTAATACTAAAGATTGTCTGCattttattttggttctatGACTATCAACGGGTGTGAACTGGTTCTAGATTCCGAAAGAAGTTCTGATAAAACCATAAAAGATAACAAGAAACAGCACTTTAGAGACTGGAACTGACCTTCACGTTGCTAACAATAGACTGTGCATCAGAAACCTGCGGTTGTAGAGAATACTCCGATAGAAGAGGCAACAAGTATGATACAAATGTAGATCGCTCTTGCTGTGTAGCCTGGAGAAACAGAAAGGCTTCATTTTTGCAAATtcaataattttgaaatctgGTAAAAACTTGATGGAAATTGAAGATATTTCATCGTGCCCACCCAAAAAGGGTTACAAGAGATACAATACAAGAGGAAAAGTACCTGTAA is drawn from Raphanus sativus cultivar WK10039 unplaced genomic scaffold, ASM80110v3 Scaffold2158, whole genome shotgun sequence and contains these coding sequences:
- the LOC108854764 gene encoding uncharacterized protein LOC108854764 isoform X2 codes for the protein MSWMKGKSSGWTAFDLKQRQRQGHQSEIKDDPFPPVSTSVNNPPPLDVMRGKLVRRNHEPSEKSFSSVLLPPPKFPALTESKDSRSKPSPLLAPTSHHDSSAFIKLKEMNSWADDSLIKDILLSTEDNFEMALAFLQGMVSTDHSAIKGDIKEAEEVLTSKIDGYSSHSRQSERRIPGRTVTGTVNMAARSTCENGGSSFLVNAYESEKLPDDDVSDLGSIIQRLQSIPIAPEWEEDDLYLTHRKDALKMMRSASNHSRAAQNAFMRNDHVSAKQHSEKAREDWSTAEKLNAEAANKILGITNRNNDIWKLDLHGLHAAEAVLVLQERLQRIERQFTVNRSVSPNRGRSKNAALRSPSQEPCGRLDVEGLDRQRASSRELRNSLQVVTGIGKHSRGHASLPLAVKTFFEDNRFDETRPGVITVRPKFRHS
- the LOC108854764 gene encoding uncharacterized protein LOC108854764 isoform X3 codes for the protein MSWMKGKSSGWTAFDLKQRQRQGHQSEIKDDPFPPVSTSVNNPPPLDVMRGKLVRRNHEPSEKSFSSVLLPPPKFPALTESKDSRSKPSPLLAPTSHHDSSAFIKLKEMNSWADDSLIKDILLSTEDNFEMALAFLQGMVSTDHSAIKGDIKEAEEVLTSKIDGYSSHSRQSERRIPGRTVTGTVNMAARSTCENGGSSFLVNAYESEKLPDDDVSDLGSIIQRLQSIPIAPEWEEDDLYLTHRKDALKMMRSASNHSRAAQNAFMRNDHVSAKQHSEKAREDWSTAEKLNAEAANKILGITNRNNDIWKLDLHGLHAAEAVLVLQERLQRIERQFTVNRSVSPNRGRSKNAALRSPSQEPCGRLDVEGLDRQRASSRELRNSLQVLVNTVADMLHFL
- the LOC108854764 gene encoding uncharacterized protein LOC108854764 isoform X1 — protein: MSWMKGKSSGWTAFDLKQRQRQGHQSEIKDDPFPPVSTSVNNPPPLDVMRGKLVRRNHEPSEKSFSSVLLPPPKFPALTESKDSRSKPSPLLAPTSHHDSSAFIKLKEMNSWADDSLIKDILLSTEDNFEMALAFLQGMVSTDHSAIKGDIKEAEEVLTSKIDGYSSHSRQSERRIPGRTVTGTVNMAARSTCENGGSSFLVNAYESEKLPDDDVSDLGSIIQRLQSIPIAPEWEEDDLYLTHRKDALKMMRSASNHSRAAQNAFMRNDHVSAKQHSEKAREDWSTAEKLNAEAANKILGITNRNNDIWKLDLHGLHAAEAVLVLQERLQRIERQFTVNRSVSPNRGRSKNAALRSPSQEPCGRLDVEGLDRQRASSRELRNSLQVVTGIGKHSRGHASLPLAVKTFFEDNRYRFDETRPGVITVRPKFRHS
- the LOC108854763 gene encoding uncharacterized protein LOC108854763 isoform X1 → MRMENGHEDTFSQVGIEDSSENEFKNDNLLQVIKAVEAAETTIKQQVEENSRLKAELERSILELAKYKSDESLPQTSNLGDHSVDCKQSVIKASDGESSGMMVVHSHANANGQEATVSNRFERLSEENMVNGIDRGATGGAGPSQFYSPATVLSSPMRTQLEGENDTHINSSTHRLMTVGEVNDSGSAGKQDLIHKIQENEQEILQLRRYLTDCSVKEAQIRNEKYVLEKRIAYMRLAFDQQQEDLVDAASKALSYRQEIIEENIRLTYALQATQQERSTFVSYLLPLLSEYSLQPQVSDAQSIVSNVKVLFKHLQEKLLLTETKLKESEYQLAPWQAPSRAAGVALTHSAKDSLYSNDQAATDGGSKRWNQDEPSSSTLGSYHLDDPNRFSSPVNGQSAAFETPRQTVTSGDESSGWKQVDEAPTKHVKFREPPSKIVMDEAEGQSDTKNPPYVPAFDDPSTSNSPILPPVREEPSSSSESEDDGDDPLPGIEDLQISGEPYPGHELQACGYSVNGTTSCNFEWVCHLEDGSVNYIEGAKQPNYLVTADDVDLYLAIEVQPLDDRNRKGELVKVFANENRKIICHPEMQRHIEKNLHSGHASYKVSVSTGFLDIWEDATLSIKREGYTIKCNNDIIVAEKFSSSSTAVTIPFGQPEEFVIVASDGTSECSLRADNGSADLSCSRDTIVLTLRLFSMRALQRKKGKRRGFLFNK
- the LOC108854763 gene encoding uncharacterized protein LOC108854763 isoform X2, with product MMVVHSHANANGQEATVSNRFERLSEENMVNGIDRGATGGAGPSQFYSPATVLSSPMRTQLEGENDTHINSSTHRLMTVGEVNDSGSAGKQDLIHKIQENEQEILQLRRYLTDCSVKEAQIRNEKYVLEKRIAYMRLAFDQQQEDLVDAASKALSYRQEIIEENIRLTYALQATQQERSTFVSYLLPLLSEYSLQPQVSDAQSIVSNVKVLFKHLQEKLLLTETKLKESEYQLAPWQAPSRAAGVALTHSAKDSLYSNDQAATDGGSKRWNQDEPSSSTLGSYHLDDPNRFSSPVNGQSAAFETPRQTVTSGDESSGWKQVDEAPTKHVKFREPPSKIVMDEAEGQSDTKNPPYVPAFDDPSTSNSPILPPVREEPSSSSESEDDGDDPLPGIEDLQISGEPYPGHELQACGYSVNGTTSCNFEWVCHLEDGSVNYIEGAKQPNYLVTADDVDLYLAIEVQPLDDRNRKGELVKVFANENRKIICHPEMQRHIEKNLHSGHASYKVSVSTGFLDIWEDATLSIKREGYTIKCNNDIIVAEKFSSSSTAVTIPFGQPEEFVIVASDGTSECSLRADNGSADLSCSRDTIVLTLRLFSMRALQRKKGKRRGFLFNK